The Rhodocytophaga rosea genome has a segment encoding these proteins:
- a CDS encoding TolC family protein produces MMNYRSAIFFLCFITFTHFVKAQSTQDTTKQVLVLTYDEAKAQMLKENLRLIAAYYDINMAEARTIQAKVWNNPYLVWNQGVYSVEGNDYFNAQRQALIQFEQIFSIAGKHRNNVKLAKMSVEMNKLIVEDILRSLMLELSNTYTSLNSLQQQDTLYEAVLNNVGQLIAASEQQLRTGAIAGNEVVRLRSELIAIQAQALQNRNAIEEQMKNMRILLNLPANNYVRTSEKVTLIDSLQALPQLISYALESRPDYRLKRRSIDYEKRNLKLQKSTSVPDIKFAYQPFDRGSNYVRPYEGFNIELPIPLFDRNQGRIKESKIRVKQAETGFKQQENIVVNEITNAYYQLINTQKGLSNYSAQFIQQLEELNTNATTNYNRRNISILEYIDQQRIYIQTKIQEIELRNNYNRSANQLNFSIGKELL; encoded by the coding sequence ATGATGAACTATCGTTCAGCGATTTTCTTCTTGTGTTTTATAACTTTCACCCATTTTGTAAAAGCTCAGTCAACACAGGATACAACAAAACAAGTACTTGTACTGACTTATGATGAAGCAAAAGCCCAAATGCTCAAAGAGAACCTGCGTTTGATTGCTGCTTATTATGATATCAATATGGCTGAAGCCAGAACGATTCAAGCCAAAGTATGGAATAACCCCTATCTGGTTTGGAACCAGGGCGTATACAGTGTCGAAGGCAATGATTATTTTAATGCACAGCGGCAAGCCTTAATACAATTCGAACAGATTTTTTCTATTGCTGGTAAGCACAGAAATAACGTAAAGCTTGCTAAAATGAGTGTGGAGATGAACAAGCTCATTGTAGAAGACATACTCCGCAGCCTGATGTTAGAACTGAGTAATACTTATACTTCTCTAAATTCCCTGCAACAACAGGATACGCTATATGAAGCAGTTCTTAACAATGTAGGTCAGTTGATTGCTGCTTCCGAACAGCAACTCAGAACGGGTGCCATCGCAGGGAATGAAGTAGTGAGATTACGGTCAGAATTAATTGCTATACAGGCCCAGGCACTGCAAAACAGAAATGCCATTGAAGAGCAAATGAAAAACATGAGGATTCTGCTTAATCTGCCTGCTAACAATTATGTACGCACCAGTGAAAAAGTAACCCTGATAGATTCATTACAAGCTCTACCTCAGCTTATAAGCTATGCGCTTGAATCCAGGCCAGATTACAGGCTTAAAAGGCGGAGTATCGATTATGAAAAAAGGAATTTAAAACTCCAGAAATCTACCAGTGTACCAGATATTAAGTTCGCTTATCAGCCTTTTGACAGAGGGAGTAACTACGTTCGTCCATATGAAGGTTTTAACATAGAATTGCCCATTCCCTTATTTGACCGCAACCAGGGACGTATTAAAGAATCAAAAATACGGGTAAAGCAGGCAGAAACAGGTTTTAAACAACAGGAAAATATAGTAGTAAACGAAATTACGAACGCGTATTATCAACTCATTAACACACAAAAAGGGCTATCTAATTACTCTGCTCAGTTTATTCAGCAACTGGAAGAATTGAATACAAATGCTACTACAAACTATAACAGGCGAAATATCAGCATCCTCGAATACATAGATCAGCAACGCATTTATATACAAACCAAAATCCAGGAAATTGAATTACGGAACAATTATAACCGTTCGGCTAATCAATTGAATTTCAGTATAGGAAAAGAATTATTATAA